A region of the Anolis carolinensis isolate JA03-04 chromosome 1, rAnoCar3.1.pri, whole genome shotgun sequence genome:
CTGTGTGATCTAATCTGGCTCAAAACTGATCTCTTACAGTGGTTGAAACTTACTTCTGATGATGTTAAAGAACAGATCTACAAGTTGGCAAAGAAGGGCCTGACCCCCTCACAAATTGGTATGTAAAATATAGAATTGGTAGTTAAAATCCTAAATTAGCTTGATACTGCTGAATTTAGCCAGATATAGTGGATCAGTAGAACATGCAGAATGATTGTATTGCTTGGAAGCTAATACCAGTGCTTAAGGATTTACTTGTATAACTGAAAGTCTTTCAAGAATTAAGCACAGCAGTCTTGCTTAACTCCTGTAATGTGTAAGATTGGAGTCTTAGATTTTAGCTAACAGGTAACTAAATTGCTGACACTTACATCTCTATTTAAAGATAAAGATGTACCAAATAAGTCAGTGGCATCTTTGGCAGTCTTTAAGAGTCTCTTACTACTGTTAAAATTGTAATGCAGGGGATAACATTAACCTAATTCATTAAATGGCTATACAGTACTTGACAAACTAATAGTATTTCTAAAACAACAGAATCACTGTCTTGCTCAGGTTGCTCACCATGATGATTGTTGGTAACCATTTGCAGTTTCCACCAGAAAGGTTTTCCTTTGTGTTGGCTAATCTTTCCTTGGATGCCTGAGTGAGCACCTTTAATTCTATGGCTGAGTTGTCTGATATTTCTAATGTAcaatttcccttttttctttaagGTGTAATACTGAGAGACTCCCATGGTGTTGCCCAGGTTCGCTTTGTGACTGGTAACAAGATTCTTCGGATTCTTAAATCCAAGGGACTCGCTCCTGATCTTCCAGAGGACCTTTACCACTTAATCAAGAAGGCTGTGGCTGTCCGTAAGCATCTTGAGAGAAATCGGAAGGTAAATAGATAATTTTCAGTCTTCAGGTTGATAACATAATTTGAGTAATATTTAAAGGAGCAGATTAAAGGAGACTAAAATGCCTTTAACTTATCAATCATAAAACAAGTGATCACTAGTATATATAAGCCGTTACATGCACTGCATAGAATGCAAACGGTTTCCAATATAATGAAACTATATCCAAGTTTATCATGGTTTCTTTTTTATAGAAATAGGGATCCATGATCTTAATGAAAAGATAGAGAAGTATTGTAATTTTCTAGGATGAGACTGTAGTTTAGCTTCTAAACTGAGAAATCCCCACAGAAATGCCATTCTACAAATAAACCATATTGTTATAACTCTTCATCAAAACCAGCATTTGTTCATTTTTCCCCTGTTATAAGGATAAAGATGCCAAGTTTCGCCTCATTTTGATTGAGAGCAGAATCCACAGACTGGCTCGTTACTACAAGACCAAGAGAGTACTTCCTCCTAATTGGAAGTAGTAAGTATACATtactatagatttttttttgcttcagatAGAAAGAACTTCTGTTTCCCAGAATGTCATGGAAAAGAATCATGTCTGTGCAAGGAAAATTTCTGCACTCTACTAACTTTACGTAATTGTTTAGCAATTGGTTATAGTATACAAGAGCAAGAaatattacactggccaacatattttggtgcctccaAATGTtatacctgtttctgggtatatttgagcaTATTTGTACCATAAGACACAAGAATATATTGATATTGGAAGATGTTGTTACAGTTAGCATTACTCCTATTAAAACCATATCTGGGTCAGTACTTTGGTGGGTAAAATCTCCCATTGAGAGTCACTGTGATGATAGTATTCCAAACATTTGCGGTTTCCAACAGAAATTATTTCCTTTAGTGTTGGCCAGTCCTTCCTTGGATGTTAGAGTGACCTCCTGCACTGTCTCTTTTCTCCTCTTTAGTGAATCATCCACAGCATCTGCTCTGGTTGCATAAGATTTCTTCTTCTTGATTCTAAGTTCACCGATGGAATTAAATCATTTGCGTTTTCTTCGTCATGTGTACTTCCATGAAAGCTGGTAGAATAAGATGTCATCTTGACCAAACCAATAAAAGCTTATGATTTTTCCACTCTATTTGTAAATTGAGTTCTTTATAAAAATTACTTATGTACTGTAATGGGGTGTAAGCCATTGGATGCTAGGTAATTTATAGTGTGTATTTATAAAAAGTTTGTAAAGTTTGAATGCAACTGTAAATACATGAGTTTTATAACTCAGTTGAAAAGATAGTAAATTATTTTCTGTTGAATAGTGGCACCTGACCAGTCTTGATCATTGATGGTGGAGAACGGCCATCTATAAAAAGTGTTCAGCACAAATAGGCATCTTTGTTGTCCTCAGGACCCACTATTCTTTACTCCTGGAACCAAAAGCAGCTGGACATATGTttcttagtttttttaaaaaaaaattccttgcCAATGATACAGGCATAAACCATGATTTAAAAGAGAATCATGGTTCCTCAAACATATGGTCTTCGTTTAAGCCAGCTATTTATCCCCAAGGGGCTCCTGGGGCTATTAAAATGGGGTTCCAGAGGAGGCAATTTCTACTCTATAAAAATGTAtccatatattatttttattatgtttatttatatccagttttttctctccataaggagattcTATTTTATCCCctgataaaatcaaaataatgttttgttaatttacCAGCAAAAGGTAAGTTAAAATGTCATAAAAACATATTAAGTATGAAAAACTTGCATACCAATGATTAGGAAATTTCAGGGAAAATATATTTCTAGACAAAAACGTATCATTTAGTGATTCCAAAAACATAAATGTTGCCCTTAGAAGTACTCCAATGCTAGAGAAATGGGTAGTTGGGCAAATGTGTTGGAATTATTTTTAATTGGGAGAATtctggcttttctttaatctgaaAGTAGTCATAAACTTTGAAATCAATGGTTATATACTACATTTCAGGCAACTTGTTTCCACACATGCCTTGGTGACCGTTGTTTGTTGCTCTTAGCAAGTTGTGCAAAGTAAGCTGGACAATAGAAAGTTTGTTGCAGCTCATGCCTAATGCCATACTATTTCTGCTGTGCTGTAATGGCTATTGAGTGCACTGCCCTTGACACTGTGATGAATTTAAAGTTTGGCAGCAGGATGGATTGATTTAAATAGCCAAGAGAAAacaccattatttaaaaataaaacttcccCATATGCTTTGTATGGTTCTTGAACAACGGTGCAAAGTTGATCAATAAAAAAACCCATTTACAACCCATCAGGACAGTTTACAACATCTAAGAGGATATAGTTTAATTTCTTAAGATAACGATCTTTTCATTAATTTAGCAAATGCTATATAATTTATTCATTACCTATGTTGGATTGTGAATGCTATATCAGGAATGGTAAGGAATAAACTGCCCATACAGCACAACACTAAGGCCTAAATTGAATTGTTATATTTAGCATAGACATACTGGATCAATGGGAATTCAGTTAAGTCTGTCTAAATGCCATTGATTCAGTAGATACGCCGTGAGCTCTCAGAGCTTTCGCCGAGACAGTCTCCTGACTTTCCATTCCTAtctgaatgttttaaataaattcaacatttcattttttaaaacctttcaAACTTTATTTCAATTGTATATTCTTCAAAACTTCAAGTAATTAAATGCTGTTAATTTTGTTCGTTTTTTTATCCAAAGACGTAAGCAAATAAGGATACTGTTTTTTCATGTTTGATGTAGATAATGTGTGTGAGGTATCTTTATAAAGTAAATATAGGCTTAGTGTGTTTTAATGACATTTTGTTTTAACCATTATAATCAAACAAGAAATTAGCTGCTTATGAGAAAGCAATTTAAAATTAGTTTTTATCCACCTGTTTCAAAGAACCTGATGCTAGTGCCTGAGATATAATGCTGAAGACACCAACTGCTTTTGCCCAGCAGAGCACAGATTCTGACTCCTGAGATCCCAGAAGTCTCTCTGATAAATCTCTGGTTCTCATTCTTAGTGTTCTCACTTGGAGCTAATACTGCATTCATCTGAATTGATGTTGCTGATGTACTTAAAAGccttcttttaagcagaggctggatggctatctgttggggggtgctttgaatgtgatttcctgcttggcagtggggttggactgaatggcccatgaggtctcttccaactctatgattttcagATAATGCAGGCTTGTTTAGTATATCTAGCTAAGCAACATACAACAACTGCTTCTAAAGTCTTATTAATGTATCCTGTAGTCCCGAATTCTAAAATCAGACAGTTGAGAGTCTTGGCCACCcccagagtatttatttatttaaaatatttatattccacccttctcggcagagcacaacatatatacggcaagcactccatgctgggacataaaataaatatacacaaacattaaaatcagttatatctactttaaaatcagctatttaaaccaactcgggacaccatgctggctccggtcagcggggtaggtttcctattattacctcattgcactgccccaaaagcttggtcccacagccaagttttcaccatctttctgaaggacaggagggagggggctgatctaatctctccAGGAAGGTCAGTCTCTCTCGCTCTCTGTCAGTCTCtgtctctcgctctcgctctctctctctctctctcgtctctGCCAAATGCGCCTatgacggtggtgggaccgaaAGCAGAGCCTTGCCAGAAGATCTTAGTCTTCCGCGGTGGTTCGTAAAGGGAGATGGGTTTAGAGTACTCCATGCTCTAAATTTAACATGTATTATTAGTGGCCAAATTTTAGTtataaaatgccattttaaacCACAGAAAGATTTCACCCATGCCTGAGAGTGGCCAGGGCCTACCTTCTATGTTTACTTCATTTTATGACTTCTTGATTGTATTCTAAATGTTCTACTTCAGCTACTTAAAATACCTTTATGAAGTTGGCCCAGAACACCATAAAATAAGTAAACTTTAAAGTTGTCCAGAACTCTTCATCAAGACATGTATTGAAATTAGAGAATGAGAGAGTAAAATACATTCAAAGATTTAACCAGATTTTCTTGCTTATAAAGTGTGCAGTTAAGCAGAGTTCTGTGGAAAACACTACCATCTGAATACTCTACATACTAGTGTAAAAGTCGGTCTCATGTATAAAGTGAGAGCatgtgaagttcaacagggacaaatgcaagattcactttggcagaaaaaatggaatgcaaagttacagaatgggggacgcctgacttgacagcagtatgtgcgaaaaagaccttggagtcctcgtggacaacaagttaaatatgagccaacaatgtgatgcggcagctaaaaaagccaacgggattctggcttgcataaataggggtatagcatctagatccagggaagtcatgctccccctctattctgccttggtcagaccacacctggaattctgtgtccaattctgggcaccgcagttgaagggagatgttgacaagctggaaagtgtccagaggagggcaac
Encoded here:
- the rps13 gene encoding small ribosomal subunit protein uS15; its protein translation is MGRMHAPGKGLSQSALPYRRSVPTWLKLTSDDVKEQIYKLAKKGLTPSQIGVILRDSHGVAQVRFVTGNKILRILKSKGLAPDLPEDLYHLIKKAVAVRKHLERNRKDKDAKFRLILIESRIHRLARYYKTKRVLPPNWKYESSTASALVA